The Thermocrinis ruber genome has a window encoding:
- the ccsB gene encoding c-type cytochrome biogenesis protein CcsB: MKEVSLKSGRSFALQGWLIPILGLLLSVILASLPYDNVFWYKSATLAYGLSAISYLAFLFLRERIIGNVATGILFLGLLLNLTGMIRRGWQTYEMGAFHPPWSNLFEALTFWSFIVGVIYLLLERKYGVKFLGALITPIIFGLSLFAITKANTEITPLMPALRSYWLYIHVITAFVGYAGFTVAFGGAVLYLLKAKYNLSFLPSLEVLDELSYKSVVIVFPIWTASIILGAAWANEAWGGYWSWDPKEVWSLIVWLFFGAYLHARQMLGWKGTKTAWILVFGFITVLICFFAINLFFPGLHSYATD; the protein is encoded by the coding sequence ATGAAGGAAGTTTCTTTAAAGAGCGGTAGGTCTTTTGCCCTTCAGGGCTGGCTAATTCCAATCCTTGGGCTTTTGCTCTCTGTGATTTTAGCATCCCTGCCATACGATAATGTCTTTTGGTATAAATCCGCCACGCTAGCCTACGGGCTTTCAGCCATTTCTTACCTTGCCTTTCTTTTCCTAAGAGAGCGCATTATCGGTAATGTGGCTACCGGCATACTCTTTTTGGGTCTTTTGTTGAATCTAACTGGTATGATCCGAAGGGGTTGGCAAACCTATGAAATGGGTGCCTTTCATCCACCGTGGTCTAACCTCTTCGAAGCCCTTACCTTTTGGAGTTTTATTGTGGGAGTGATATACCTGCTACTGGAAAGAAAATACGGTGTAAAGTTTTTGGGAGCTCTTATAACTCCGATTATCTTCGGTCTTTCTCTCTTTGCTATAACAAAGGCAAACACAGAGATAACGCCCTTAATGCCTGCGCTAAGAAGCTATTGGCTATACATCCATGTTATAACTGCCTTTGTGGGCTACGCGGGTTTTACCGTAGCCTTTGGGGGTGCAGTTCTTTATCTTTTGAAGGCTAAATACAACCTTAGCTTTTTACCATCTTTGGAAGTTTTAGACGAGCTTTCTTATAAGTCTGTGGTTATCGTTTTCCCTATATGGACAGCGTCTATAATTCTGGGAGCTGCTTGGGCTAACGAAGCGTGGGGTGGATACTGGAGCTGGGACCCAAAGGAGGTTTGGTCTCTGATCGTATGGCTCTTCTTTGGAGCATATCTTCATGCAAGGCAGATGCTGGGTTGGAAGGGCACAAAAACCGCCTGGATCCTTGTCTTTGGGTTTATAACCGTTCTAATATGCTTCTTTGCCATTAATCTATTCTTCCCTGGGCTTCATAGCTACGCCACCGATTAA